A single genomic interval of Glycine max cultivar Williams 82 chromosome 3 unlocalized genomic scaffold, Glycine_max_v4.0 Gm03_scaffold_27, whole genome shotgun sequence harbors:
- the LOC100814841 gene encoding dirigent protein 19: protein MQKTPHPKSTPTSPHPLPLTHLFISLLTPLSSSDPTFVSPKIKKPFTQTPPPTMSTKLLLTLILISYTLSNVIGEETGFVGTLHPKSLGLHKKQTLSHFKFYWHDIVSSGANSTSATIIPPLPKYNTTTSFGMVNVMDNPLTLGPELGSKLVGRAEGFYALTSQSQINLLMVMNFALFEGKYNGSTITIVGRNAVSENEKDIPVVGGSGVFKFAKGYAHAKTYFFDPKTGDATTEYNIYVLHYE from the coding sequence ATGCAAAAGACTCCCCACCCCAAGTCAACACCTACATCACCTCATCCTCTCCCTCTCACACACCTTTTTATATCCCTTCTCACACCCCTCTCTTCATCCGATCCCACTTTTGTTAGCCCAAAAATCAAGAAACCCTTCACACAAACCCCACCACCAACCATGTCCACCAAACTACTCCTAACCCTAATCCTCATCTCTTACACCCTCTCCAATGTCATAGGAGAAGAAACAGGCTTTGTGGGCACACTACACCCCAAATCCTTAGGTCTTCACAAGAAACAAACCCTAAGCCACTTCAAATTCTACTGGCATGACATAGTGAGCAGTGGAGCCAACTCCACCTCAGCCACAATCATCCCACCACTCCCCAAATACAACACAACCACTTCCTTCGGCATGGTCAACGTCATGGACAACCCCTTGACTCTGGGCCCCGAGCTGGGCTCCAAGCTCGTGGGCCGGGCCGAGGGGTTCTATGCCCTAACCTCACAGTCCCAGATCAACTTGCTTATGGTCATGAACTTTGCCTTGTTTGAAGGGAAGTACAACGGGAGCACCATAACTATCGTGGGGAGGAACGCTGttagtgaaaatgaaaaggatatTCCTGTGGTTGGTGGAAGTGGGGTTTTTAAGTTTGCTAAAGGCTATGCTCATGCCAAGACCTACTTCTTTGATCCCAAGACTGGGGATGCTACCACTGAGTACAACATCTATGTCCTTCATTACGAGTAA